The following proteins are co-located in the Solanum pennellii chromosome 1, SPENNV200 genome:
- the LOC107012206 gene encoding probable aquaporin SIP2-1: protein MGVSRRSLVISDFIMSFMWVWSSVLIKMFVHKILGYGAHDLKGEILKHAISVINMFLFALLAKAAKGGAYNPLTILSGAISGDLTNFIFTVAARIPAQVFGSITGVRFIIAAFPNIGRGPVLSIDIHRGALTEGILTFAIVSISLGLSRRSRASTFMKTWISSLSKLTLHILGSDLTGGCMNPASVMGWAYARGDHITKEHIHVYWLAPIQATLLAVWTFNLLVSPSKDKEAKKTEKKSE, encoded by the exons ATGGGGGTAAGCAGGAGAAGCCTTGTGATTTCAGATTTCATCATGTCTTTCATGTGGGTTTGGTCAAGTGTGCTTATTAAGATGTTTGTTCATAAAATCTTGGGTTATGGGGCTCatgatctcaaaggtgaaatcCTCAAACATGCTATTTCTGTCATCAATATGTTCTTATTTGCCTTGTTGGCTAAAGCTGCCAAAGGTGGGGCATACAACCCTCTCACTATATTATCTGGTGCCATCTCCGGGGATCTCACCAATTTCATCTTCACTGTTGCTGCTAGAATTCCTGCTCAG gTCTTTGGTTCAATTACTGGGGTTAGATTCATCATTGCGGCATTTCCAAACATAGGACGTGGACCTGTTTTGAGCATTGACATCCATCGAGGTGCATTGACAGAAGGAATTTTGACATTTGCAATTGTTAGCATTTCACTTGGACTTTCCAGAAGAAGTCGAGCGAGTACTTTCATGAAGACATGGATATCCAGTCTATCCAAACTGACTCTTCACATTCTTGGTTCTGATCTAACAGGGGGATGCATGAATCCAGCTTCT gTGATGGGGTGGGCTTATGCGCGGGGTGATCATATTACTAAGGAGCATATACATGTTTATTGGCTTGCTCCAATTCAAGCAACTTTGTTGGCTGTTTGGACTTTCAATTTGCTAGTTTCCCCATCAAAGGACAAAGAAGCAAAGAAGACGGAGAAAAAGTCAGAATGA